In Topomyia yanbarensis strain Yona2022 chromosome 2, ASM3024719v1, whole genome shotgun sequence, one DNA window encodes the following:
- the LOC131681576 gene encoding UBX domain-containing protein 7, with protein sequence MSNEENVKSLTEITGLKTEQASALLSAYNGNVEGAINAFFENPEGILNPEPPVVVEDDEDNVRAPIPRKTEILLPPSESSRGRLKRRGATITEVPFRNFEIEGRLQEQMLMQGQGPSSKKITRLEALFMPPFEILFSGNFDMAQRHGKSVDKWILVNLQDDLNFTCQTLNRDLWSDGKLKDFLRNHLIFWQTSNKTTDGAKFKTFYKVNSEPYIGMIDPRTGEEVEKFSICDIDPIKFLSTLKNFLVDNKSPNGKEVSFIDSSLMRPSTSQQAAGSANGSKPSTSGKPVWVPDDEEEEEEFQEITDSESDMEPDTPTSKNASKQASVPTETPSSPVLSSDDEALLSAAEKTRIMLKMPGDVTERLFFRSSRTVDHTKAKLMSKFTARFADHKGKPVRFFCPAIKTDLASLDGSRTLLELKIHPNAVIHVTVDD encoded by the coding sequence ATGTCTAACGAGGAAAACGTAAAATCACTGACGGAAATCACTGGACTTAAAACGGAGCAAGCATCTGCACTCCTATCCGCGTACAACGGTAATGTGGAAGGAgcaataaatgcattttttgagAATCCGGAAGGTATTCTGAATCCGGAACCGCCGGTTGTAGTCGAAGATGATGAAGATAATGTTCGAGCGCCGATACCAAGAAAAACGGAAATACTACTGCCTCCGTCGGAATCGAGTAGGGGTAGGCTAAAGCGACGAGGAGCCACAATCACCGAGGTTCCATTCCGGAATTTTGAGATTGAAGGGAGGCTACAGGAACAGATGCTGATGCAAGGACAGGGACCTTCTTCAAAGAAAATTACTCGATTGGAAGCACTGTTTATGCCACCGTTTGAGATACTTTTTTCTGGTAACTTCGACATGGCCCAACGGCATGGGAAGAGTGTGGACAAATGGATTCTAGTAAACTTACAGGATGATTTGAACTTCACTTGTCAAACGTTGAATCGGGATCTGTGGTCGGACGGAAAATTGAAAGATTTTCTCAGAAATCATCTCATTTTCTGGCAGACGTCCAACAAAACAACAGACGGAGCCAAATTTAAAACATTTTACAAAGTAAATAGCGAGCCCTACATCGGAATGATCGATCCTCGCACCGGCGAGGAAGTGGAAAAGTTCTCCATCTGTGACATAGATCCAATCAAATTTTTATCCACTCTGAAAAATTTCCTGGTCGACAACAAGTCGCCTAACGGGAAAGAGGTTTCTTTCATCGATTCCAGTCTAATGCGCCCATCAACTTCACAGCAAGCTGCTGGCAGTGCAAACGGCTCCAAACCGTCCACATCGGGTAAACCTGTCTGGGTTCCAGACGACGAAGAGGAGGAGGAAGAGTTCCAGGAAATTACGGACAGTGAAAGCGACATGGAACCGGATACTCCAACTTCAAAAAATGCCTCGAAGCAAGCCTCGGTTCCGACCGAAACTCCCAGCTCTCCTGTGCTCAGTTCCGACGATGAAGCATTGCTCTCTGCTGCCGAGAAGACGCGGATTATGCTAAAAATGCCAGGCGATGTTACTGAGCGTTTGTTTTTCCGTAGCTCTCGTACGGTGGACCACACGAAAGCTAAACTCATGAGCAAGTTCACGGCCCGGTTTGCAGACCACAAGGGAAAACCAGTCCGTTTCTTCTGTCCGGCCATCAAAACAGATTTGGCGTCACTGGATGGAAGTCGAACATTGCTGGAACTAAAGATCCACCCGAATGCTGTGATTCACGTTACGGTTGACGATTGA